In Parabacteroides timonensis, the genomic stretch ATTATAGTATAGGAGGTAAATTGTACGATAGCGATTATGCTCAAATGATGTCTTATCGTACTGGTTATAGTATGCATCCCGATATGCTCGATTCATGGACTCCTGAAAATCCGAATGCTAAGTTCCCGCGTTTGTCTAATGCTTATGCGAATTATTTAGGAACTTATACATCTAAATTTATATTTAATAATTCATTTGCACGTTTGAGAAATGTAACATTAGGTTATACTCTTCCAAAGTCTTTTACTTCGAAGTTTAGTATAAACACATTGCGTCTTTTTGTCCAGGGAGATAACCTTATAACCATAGGTAGTGCGGCTCGTCGTGGTACAGATCCGGAACAGAGTATTTCCGGAACAACAGATAACCGGTTCCCTACGACTAAATCTTTTTCTTTCGGATTGCAGTTGAATTTATAAGTACAGTCAAATTAATTAATGATAAGTTATGAGAACAATTAAATATATTTTATCCGTATTTGTTGCAGGACTTTTTTCCGGAGGATTAATGTCTTGTAGTGATTTCCTAGAAACTAAACCATCTACAGCTGTTGCAGATGACGATGTTTTTACTACCACAGCCGGTGCTCAATCAGCATTGAATGGTTGTTATTATCAAATGCGTGCCCGTAACAGTGGAGGAGCTGACCGTGATGATGATTATGGGATTCCTTCTATACAAATGATTGCTGATATGTGTGGAGAAGATATGATGAATAACGGTAGAGCTTGGTATGTATGGAATTATAATTATTGGGGAGAAACACAGGCCAATATATTTCGTGCACCACAACTTTGGACATTCCATTATCGCTTGATCAACAATCTGAATTCTGTTATTGCTTATGTTGATGGCACCGAAGGTGACGATCTTGATAAACAATATATCAAAGGACAGGCCTTGGCAATGCGTGGGTGGGCTTATTTTAGTTTAACACGTCTATTTCAACAAACCTATGCAATAGCCAAAGATATGCCGGGACTTCCTTTATATACCGAACCGACAACTGAAAAGACAGAAGGGCAACCTCGTGGAACATTAGAACAAACTTATACGCAGATAGTTTCTGACCTGACTACAGCTGAACCGATGTTGGAAGGATTTGTTCGTAGTGCCAATTACCCAAATGTTTTTAATCAGGCTATTGTACAGGGAATTTTATCAGAAGTTTATCAGGTGATGAATAATTGGTCAAAATCGGAGGAATATGCGAAAAAAGTATTGGCCCAGTATCCGTTATCAACAGTCGATGATTATACAAATGGTTTTAATAATCATTCAACGGCATCATGGATTTGGTCGATCAAACAAACAGAAGAGCAGAATATGGGTGACTATTCTCCATTTGCCATGTGGTATAACGGTACTCGTAAATGCTGGACTTTTGGAGGCTTTATTTTAGCAGATGATTTTGTTAGTTTATTTGACGAAGATGACATTCGTTTTAAGCAGTTGGAACGTTGGTCGGAGGGAGAAGGTGATAATAAGAAAGAATTTTGGGTTTCATTTAAATTTCGTGATAACGAAGATTGCCGTGGTTCTATGGTTGTCATGCGTTCGGATGAAATGTTACTGAATGCAGCAGAAGCGATGGCTCGCCAAGGAAGGGATGCAGATGCTAAAGAATTGTTGTGGCAACTTCAGGATTTGAGAAATGCAAAGCGTTCAGAATCAACAGGTGATCAGTTGATTGAAGACATATTAAAAGAGAGACGGAAAGAACTATATGGAGAAGGTTTCGCTGTGTTCGATTTGATTCGTAATCAGAAACCCTTGTTACGTACAGGTAACCATGTCGTTTATGGTGGCGCAACGCCGTTACCGGCCCGTTCATGGCGTTTTATTTATCAGATACCAGGAACAGAAATAAAAAACAATAAAGCTTTAGTTGATGAAACCTGGCCTGCCGGTGACCAAAATCCCTATAGTGGAACATATGAGCCATAACACACTTTTTTAACGAATAGCTTTTTTGACGGGTCCGGGCAATCAATATTTGTTCGGGCCTGTCGTTTGTTATAGCTATATAGCTAAAAATGATTTATATTTGTATCATATAATATCTGGAGCGTATAATAAACGGTATCTTCCGGTTTGGTGTGAAGGAGAAGAATATTATTAATATAAGAAATTGGATTATGAAACAAGTATTTTGGAGTCTGTTACTTTTAATGTTAACCTTTGGTCTGTCTGTCCATGGCGAAGGTAAATATATGAATCCCCTACCTGTGAAATTTGGTGACCCCTATGTGCTGTTGGCTTCCGATGGCCGTTATTATATGTATGGCACGGGGGCAGGTGCCGTAGATGGCTTTTGTGTCTATTCATCGGATAATTTGATAGACTGGAAAGCGGAAGGCCAGGTGTATCGTGGTAATGTTCCCGGTTCCTGGGCTGTTGCTAACTTCTGGGCTCCGGAAGTATATGAACGGAATGGTAAGTATTATATGTTTTTCAGTGCAGACTGGAAAGAAAATCCGACGAATGAGTTGGAGAATTTCCGGATAGGTATTGCCGTATCCGATAAACCGACCGGCCCTTTTAAGGAAATGAGTGACCGTCCCCTTTTTGATCCCGGTTATCCGGCTATCGATGGAAATCTGCTGGAAGATTCCGATGGACGCCTTTATCTGTATTATTCACGGTGTTGTTATAAGCATCCGGTAGAAAGTGAAGTAGCTGATTGGGCGCGTGGGAAAGGAATGTTTAAAGAAATAGAAGAAAGCTGGATCTATGGTGTCGAACTGAAACCGGATTTGAGTGGTATTATCGGTGAGCCGGTTCTGGTTCTTCGTCCCCCTGTGACAAATGAAGATCCGCAGGCAGAATGGGAGAGTCGTTCTGTTACCTCCGGCGAAGTAAACCGCCGATGGACGGAGGGTTCTTATATCTTCAAAAAAGGAGATGTATTTTATATGATGTATTCTGCCAATTATTTTGGAGGCAAGAACTATGCTGTCGGTTATGCCACCTCTAAATCCCCGCTCGGTCCGTTTGTGAAGTCTGCGAACAACCCGGTATTGCAGAAGAATGTGGAAAAAGGAGGAATTGTAACCGGAACCGGTCATAACAGTGTGACTTATTCGAAAGATGGAAAGCAGATGTATTGTGTCTATCATGGACGTACGGAGGCGACCGGTGAAGAACGTGTTGTTTTTATCGATAAGATGGGAGTAGACCAGGAGGGCAACTTGTATGTTGAAGGACCTACTACTTCTTTGCAGCAGATGCGTTGAAAGTTTCACTTTGCCTAACTGAAAAGATTTTCTACCTTTGTGAACAGTATTTACAGAAAGAAAAAACAGTAGTAATATGAATTTCAGTGAACAGTGTTACCGGATATTTGAACAGGCTACGAAAGCGTATCATGTTTCTGATAATGTGGATGCAACTATGCACAACCCGTATGAGGTAAAAAGTATAGAGTTTTATCTCTATTTAAAAAACTGGATTGATGCAGTGCAATGGCATCTGGAAGATATAATCCGTAACCCGGCTATCGATCCGGTGGAGGCATTGGCTATCAAACGGCGTATTGACAAATCGAATCAGGATCGTACCGATTTGGTCGAACTGATCGATAGTTTCTTTCTGGATAAATACAAAGAAGTAAAAATCCTGCCTGATGCGACGATCAATACGGAAAGTCCGGCATGGGCGGTAGACCGTTTGTCTATCCTGACACTTAAAATCTATCATATGGCTGAAGAAGCAGCCCGTCCCGATGCGACTCCGGAACATAAGGCTAAGTGTGAAGAGAAGCTGAATGTGTTGTTGGAACAGAAGGCGGACCTGTCGACTGCCTTGGATCAGTTGTTGGCAGATATCAAAGCCGGTCGTAAATATATGAAAGTATACAAACAGATGAAGATGTATAATGATCCGGCATTAAATCCTGTACTATACGGTAAAAAATAATGGCAAAAATATTAGTTATACGACTTTCAGCCATCGGCGATGTTGCTATGACGGTTCCGGTAATTTATTCCGCCGCCAAAGCAAATCCGCAGGATACGTTTACTGTTCTTACCCAAGCTTTCCTGATACCCGTATTTATGAATCGTCCCTCCAATGTGGACGTGATCGGTATCAATACGAAAGCGGCGGAAAAGACATTAGGCGGATTACTTCGGTTTGCCTCTGCTTTGGTGAGATTTGATTATGATATCGTACTCGATCTGCATGATGTGATACGTACCATGATCATTCGTAATTCATT encodes the following:
- a CDS encoding glycoside hydrolase family 43 protein translates to MLTFGLSVHGEGKYMNPLPVKFGDPYVLLASDGRYYMYGTGAGAVDGFCVYSSDNLIDWKAEGQVYRGNVPGSWAVANFWAPEVYERNGKYYMFFSADWKENPTNELENFRIGIAVSDKPTGPFKEMSDRPLFDPGYPAIDGNLLEDSDGRLYLYYSRCCYKHPVESEVADWARGKGMFKEIEESWIYGVELKPDLSGIIGEPVLVLRPPVTNEDPQAEWESRSVTSGEVNRRWTEGSYIFKKGDVFYMMYSANYFGGKNYAVGYATSKSPLGPFVKSANNPVLQKNVEKGGIVTGTGHNSVTYSKDGKQMYCVYHGRTEATGEERVVFIDKMGVDQEGNLYVEGPTTSLQQMR
- a CDS encoding DUF4254 domain-containing protein — encoded protein: MNFSEQCYRIFEQATKAYHVSDNVDATMHNPYEVKSIEFYLYLKNWIDAVQWHLEDIIRNPAIDPVEALAIKRRIDKSNQDRTDLVELIDSFFLDKYKEVKILPDATINTESPAWAVDRLSILTLKIYHMAEEAARPDATPEHKAKCEEKLNVLLEQKADLSTALDQLLADIKAGRKYMKVYKQMKMYNDPALNPVLYGKK
- a CDS encoding RagB/SusD family nutrient uptake outer membrane protein, with the translated sequence MRTIKYILSVFVAGLFSGGLMSCSDFLETKPSTAVADDDVFTTTAGAQSALNGCYYQMRARNSGGADRDDDYGIPSIQMIADMCGEDMMNNGRAWYVWNYNYWGETQANIFRAPQLWTFHYRLINNLNSVIAYVDGTEGDDLDKQYIKGQALAMRGWAYFSLTRLFQQTYAIAKDMPGLPLYTEPTTEKTEGQPRGTLEQTYTQIVSDLTTAEPMLEGFVRSANYPNVFNQAIVQGILSEVYQVMNNWSKSEEYAKKVLAQYPLSTVDDYTNGFNNHSTASWIWSIKQTEEQNMGDYSPFAMWYNGTRKCWTFGGFILADDFVSLFDEDDIRFKQLERWSEGEGDNKKEFWVSFKFRDNEDCRGSMVVMRSDEMLLNAAEAMARQGRDADAKELLWQLQDLRNAKRSESTGDQLIEDILKERRKELYGEGFAVFDLIRNQKPLLRTGNHVVYGGATPLPARSWRFIYQIPGTEIKNNKALVDETWPAGDQNPYSGTYEP